A genome region from Eremothecium cymbalariae DBVPG#7215 chromosome 4, complete sequence includes the following:
- the GVP36 gene encoding Gvp36p (similar to Ashbya gossypii ADL115W), translated as MSFNSFADTFTKKFQEISSSVQQKAQEANLDKRFKDLSMTVTQKTQDLTSTLPSIAQTTHRMVQEKLGQITDISQMPEEYVHMEKRVDKIRLIYENFLKVTQIYESETYDYPQHVSESVNEISKTVTGKIQELTKATSTEEAQNILISPGPAKDPKTLNYALSKVSLTSSEYLSKSGSDSNVTADILLKYSDIQAQIAQARLQQDMLIRTRFNKQLKEKLNNEFAAAARARKEVDNKRLQYDIARANFSAAKPEKQASLRVHMETLEDEFAEAMDVSISFMQSVMEKSEFLKEFSELVGAQLKYHKVAAELLSDFVSSLEADSAIDFTTGNYD; from the coding sequence atgtCATTCAATTCATTTGCTGATACCTTCACTAAGAAGTTTCAGGAGATATCCTCTTCCGTGCAACAAAAGGCCCAGGAAGCCAACTTAGACAAACGGTTCAAGGATTTGTCCATGACGGTTACTCAGAAGACTCAAGATTTGACATCAACTTTGCCGTCGATTGCTCAAACGACACATAGAATGGTTCAAGAGAAGTTGGGACAGATTACAGATATTTCACAAATGCCGGAGGAGTATGTTCACATGGAAAAGAGGGTTGATAAAATCAGACTGATCTATGAgaactttttaaaagtgACACAGATATATGAAAGTGAAACCTACGATTACCCCCAACATGTCAGTGAGTCTGTGAATGAGATTTCGAAGACTGTGACCGGTAAGATTCAGGAGTTGACCAAGGCGACTTCGACGGAAGAAGcacaaaatattttgatctCTCCCGGACCTGCTAAGGACCCGAAGACGTTGAATTATGCTTTGAGTAAAGTTTCATTGACTTCCAGTGAATATTTAAGTAAATCAGGATCTGATAGCAATGTTACAGCAGAcattttgttgaagtatAGTGACATCCAAGCACAGATCGCACAGGCTAGACTTCAGCAAGATATGCTAATTCGGACCAGATTTAATAAAcagttgaaagaaaaattaaacaatGAATTTGCAGCTGCGGCCAGGGCACGTAAAGAAGTTGATAACAAACGATTGCAATATGATATTGCAAGGGCAAATTTTTCTGCTGCTAAGCCAGAGAAACAAGCTTCTTTAAGGGTGCATATGGAAACACTGGAAGATGAATTTGCTGAAGCTATGGATGTATCGATCTCCTTCATGCAATCGGTAATGGAGAAGTCtgaatttttgaaggaattCAGCGAATTGGTTGGAGCCCAACTGAAGTATCATAAAGTTGCTGCAGAGCTATTATCtgattttgtttcttcGCTTGAAGCCGACTCGGCAATCGATTTCACAACTGGTAATTACGACTAA